A stretch of the Uranotaenia lowii strain MFRU-FL chromosome 3, ASM2978415v1, whole genome shotgun sequence genome encodes the following:
- the LOC129758393 gene encoding uncharacterized protein LOC129758393, whose amino-acid sequence MPRKTKSSCSLCNKPDSDRMVACDKCQRWYHFNCVQVGDSVANREWLCPICDIDATAEATTTILQKEDDVQSRVSRASTSAAKAALELQRLEDLKQLELKRINEELAHQKQEAELERKRVEEDRKRREEEQALERTQLEIDRRQQEALKKLEEMYLAEKYKILHAQIDETSSRKSVASSTRKSRTSEWVERLPELHIPVGTKKPLTNPYGGEKLTAAGPKGTFFPNDPVHNPLLLPRDNSTPIARNMNQAQLDDRRGFPNESTINPVLVPSTEDKQCQPIKETVNTVSTRTLTNAQIAARQVLHRDLPTFTGNPEDWPVFISSFENHTKECGFSNAENLIRLQHCLKGDALEAVRGKLQVPELVPRVIEILRMFFGRPEVLITTLMSKIRNTPAPKEGRLDTLIAYGLAIQNYCDHIKVAKLEAHLTNPTLLQELVEKLPSDTKMKWADYKDAAGETNLDDFGDFMSEMVRKASGVMYAPLGVSKPTKWEDNRTRGAVIKSKSSFHHSDNDNRNNNQRREKVCPVCEKSGHDTEHCGKFDEMSVDERLNTVRQYNLCRCCLKSHNPWPCRRPKECGHEVCRVRHHPLLHNSSTNPSPQNYHKAGCSIIYRIVPVTIYNGWKSVDTFALLDEASAVTMIEASLVDSLNLEGISDPLHLKWTGSITRIEENSRTLDVDISARGKPRKYVLRNARTVEDLDLPVQSIDFKQLSKEFHHLKGLPVEDYVSARPQILIGLENVYLGTPLKVREGARDHPTATKTRLGWCVYGGNLAGHNSNYHHVHHGDVNSKDHAMFDMVKEFIMVDNLGVVASTTLESQEQQRARSILESTTCRISTGFETGLLWKTDEISLPDSYPMAEARLRCLERKIYKDPKLVDRIRNHIADYILKGYAHKTTTEEIASADPGKVWYLPLGIATNPKKPEKLRLIWDASAQVRNVSFNSMMLKGPDLLASLPAILYRFRSRRVAICGDLKEMFHQIKIREEDRSAQRFLWRNNPSEKPTIYTMDVATFGSACSPCSAQFVKNLNAYEHEQQFPAAVEAIVHGHYVDDFLDSKDNAEEVIQLVREVKFVHQQGGFEIRNFLSNSNYVLEQIGSGNVPEARDLNISTLTESQSILGIQWLSRSDLFTFTMNLPSLNTGILDGTIRPTKRQILRTVMSLYDPLGMLAAFVIHGKIIIQNLWKSGCTWDEQIDDPIFTDWKRWTNMFCHLGDVRIPRAYFKESAPEDCQPIQLHTFVDASEEAYASAVYFRYFDRGTPRCVLVGAKAKVAPVKPLSIPRLELQAAILGTRLTDFIQRNHQISISRRFFWTDSSTVLHWIHSDARKYNTYVACRIGEILTHTDISEWKWVPTKDNVADEATKWGRGPCFNSDSRWFLGPDFLWDQQEAWPEQKWRPANKNEEIRSTCLHHQIKPELLVDLTRFSKWERLLRTVAYLFRFGTPRKTPIVFGPHSLEYLEQEHLKKAEIALFRLAQRESFPEEIAILEKSKNKKPAGVVPITSPLYKLSAFINEEGVVNMDGRIGTAPNLPIEAKYPTILAKTHPITFLIVDFYHRRFLHRNAETVFNELRQRFYVSGLRRLIRSVTARCQWCKVYFKTPIQPKMAPLPKSRLVAFQRPFTYVGLDYFGPLMVKVGRSHAKRWVALFTCFSTRAIHMEIVHSLSTMSCKMCIRRFIARRGSPLEIFSDNGTNFRGAANDLQAQLQQINLQCAETFTNTNTKWYFNPPAAPHTGGVWERLVRSVKTALDCFHDVPRVPDDETFETIILEAESMINSRPLTYIPLETTNQEALTPNHFLLGSSNGIKQPPQEPINAIESLRSSWNLAQLILDGFWKRWLKEYLPTIARRTKWFKDTKPLELGDLVFVVDEKRRNSWTRGQVVELFPGRDGVVRQALVRTGTGTIRRGIGNLAVLDVVKDSKAEVGEAETLPYAAGNVTSTASIPFSPATLNVTASGDWQPGANIGENENGTKT is encoded by the coding sequence ATGCCTCGGAAAACGAAGAGCAGCTGCAGTCTGTGTAACAAACCAGATAGCGATCGGATGGTCGCCTGTGACAAGTGCCAACGATGGTACCACTTTAACTGCGTTCAAGTCGGAGATTCCGTTGCTAATCGTGAGTGGCTGTGTCCCATATGTGACATCGATGCAACAGCTGAAGCAACAACAACCATCCTTCAGAAGGAGGATGACGTCCAATCTCGTGTTTCTCGAGCAAGCACCTCAGCAGCCAAGGCTGCTCTCGAACTGCAGCGACTGGAAGATCTGAAGCAGCTGGAGTTGAAGCGAATTAATGAAGAGCTTGCTCATCAAAAGCAGGAGGCTGAGCTGGAGCGTAAGCGGGTCGAAGAAGATCGAAAGCGTCGTGAGGAGGAACAGGCACTGGAACGAACGCAGCTAGAAATTGACCGACGTCAGCAGGAAGCTCTAAAAAAGTTGGAAGAGATGTATTTGGCGGAGAAGTATAAAATCCTCCATGCCCAAATAGACGAAACGAGTAGCCGTAAAAGTGTAGCCAGCAGCACTCGAAAATCTAGAACTAGCGAATGGGTTGAGCGACTACCGGAACTGCATATTCCAGTGGGAACGAAAAAGCCACTGACGAACCCATACGGTGGTGAAAAACTTACTGCAGCTGGACCTAAGGGAACATTCTTCCCAAATGATCCAGTGCACAACCCATTGCTACTACCCCGAGACAATAGTACACCAATAGCCAGGAATATGAACCAAGCTCAGCTTGATGATCGACGAGGATTCCCGAATGAAAGTACCATAAATCCGGTGTTAGTTCCTTCCACCGAGGATAAACAGTGTCAACCAATCAAAGAAACTGTTAATACAGTGAGCACCAGAACCCTCACTAATGCGCAAATAGCAGCACGGCAGGTTTTGCATAGAGATCTGCCAACCTTCACGGGTAACCCTGAGGATTGGCCAGTATTTATAAGCAGTTTCGAGAACCATACAAAGGAGTGTGGGTTTTCTAATGCCGAAAACCTAATTCGTCTACAACATTGTTTAAAGGGAGACGCCCTGGAAGCTGTTCGCGGCAAGCTCCAAGTGCCTGAACTGGTTCCCCGAGTCATAGAGATTCTGCGGATGTTCTTTGGTCGTCCGGAAGTATTGATTACGACCCTCATGTCGAAAATTCGAAATACACCAGCCCCGAAGGAAGGCAGACTAGACACGCTGATCGCGTATGGTCTTGCGATTCAAAATTACTGTGACCACATCAAGGTTGCAAAACTTGAGGCACATCTTACGAATCCTACACTCCTCCAGGAATTAGTTGAGAAACTCCCGTCGGACACTAAAATGAAGTGGGCTGATTATAAAGATGCAGCGGGTGAAACAAATTTGGACGATTTTGGAGATTTTATGTCAGAAATGGTGCGAAAGGCTAGTGGTGTAATGTACGCCCCACTGGGCGTTTCAAAGCCAACGAAATGGGAAGACAACAGAACCCGAGGAGCTGTAATAAAATCGAAATCGAGTTTCCATCATAGTGACAACGATAACAGAAACAATAACCAACGCAGGGAGAAGGTATGCCCCGTCTGCGAAAAATCTGGCCACGATACGGAGCATTGCGGTAAGTTTGATGAAATGTCTGTAGATGAACGTCTGAACACCGTGCGACAGTACAACCTATGTAGATGCTGCCTGAAAAGTCATAATCCTTGGCCATGTCGACGCCCTAAAGAGTGTGGTCACGAAGTCTGTCGTGTTCGCCATCACCCATTGCTCCACAATTCCTCAACCAATCCAAGTCCCCAGAACTATCACAAAGCAGGGTGCTCAATAATCTACCGCATAGTCCCAGTAACCATCTACAACGGATGGAAGTCAGTCGACACATTCGCGCTACTAGATGAAGCATCTGCTGTGACCATGATAGAAGCAAGTCTTGTTGATAGCCTCAACTTAGAAGGAATTTCAGACCCATTGCACCTTAAATGGACGGGAAGTATAACTCGAATCGAAGAAAATTCACGGACTTTAGATGTCGATATATCCGCAAGAGGAAAACCGAGAAAATACGTTTTGAGAAATGCACGAACAGTAGAAGATCTTGATCTCCCAGTCCAATCAATCGACTTTAAACAACTTTCCAAAGAATTTCATCATCTAAAGGGTCTGCCTGTTGAGGATTACGTCTCCGCTCGTCCACAAATTCTAATCGGCCTCGAAAATGTTTACCTGGGAACTCCTTTGAAAGTTCGGGAGGGAGCTCGAGACCATCCAACTGCTACTAAAACAAGGCTCGGATGGTGCGTATATGGCGGTAATCTAGCAGGACATAACAGCAATTATCATCATGTTCATCACGGTGATGTGAATAGTAAAGATCACGCAATGTTTGATATGGTTAAAGAGTTCATTATGGTTGATAACCTGGGAGTCGTAGCAAGCACAACGCTAGAGTCTCAAGAGCAACAGCGAGCACGCTCAATACTGGAATCCACTACTTGTCGAATATCTACAGGGTTTGAGACGGGCTTGCTCTGGAAAACTGACGAAATTAGCTTGCCAGATAGCTACCCTATGGCTGAAGCACGTTTACGTTGCTTGgaaagaaaaatctataaagACCCGAAGCTTGTCGATCGGATCAGAAATCACATAGCCGATTATATATTAAAGGGATATGCGCACAAAACAACAACCGAAGAAATCGCCTCTGCTGATCCGGGAAAAGTCTGGTACTTGCCACTTGGTATTGCTACAAACCCCAAAAAGCCGGAAAAGCTGAGATTGATTTGGGATGCATCTGCTCAGGTCCGTAATGTTTCCTTCAACTCGATGATGTTAAAGGGGCCTGACCTCCTCGCTTCGTTGCCTGCAATCCTCTATCGATTTCGATCTCGTCGTGTAGCAATTTGTGGTGATCTGAAAGAGATGTTTCACCAGATTAAAATTAGAGAAGAAGATAGATCAGCACAACGGTTCCTTTGGAGAAACAACCCATCTGAGAAACCCACCATCTACACTATGGATGTAGCTACTTTTGGTTCTGCTTGCTCGCCTTGTTCTGCTCAGTTCGTAAAGAATCTGAATGCCTACGAACATGAACAACAATTTCCAGCTGCCGTCGAAGCTATAGTGCATGGCCATTACGTTGACGATTTCCTGGATAGTAAAGACAACGCAGAAGAGGTTATACAGCTCGTCCGAGAAGTGAAGTTTGTGCATCAGCAAGGAGGTTTTGAAATTCGCAATTTTTTGTCGAATTCTAATTACGTTCTGGAACAAATTGGCAGCGGAAACGTCCCCGAAGCAAGAGATTTGAACATATCTACCCTAACAGAATCACAGTCAATTCTGGGTATTCAGTGGTTATCACGAAGCGATCTGTTCACCTTTACGATGAATCTCCCAAGTTTAAATACTGGAATTCTTGACGGCACGATCCGTCCAACGAAAAGACAAATACTACGCACGGTTATGAGTCTCTATGACCCTCTGGGTATGCTGGCGGCATTCGTCATTCACGGCAAGATCATCATCCAAAATCTTTGGAAGTCTGGATGCACGTGGGATGAACAGATTGACGATCCCATCTTCACCGATTGGAAACGATGGACTAATATGTTTTGCCACCTAGGTGACGTTCGAATCCCTCGAGCCTACTTCAAAGAATCAGCTCCCGAAGACTGCCAACCGATTCAGCTTCATACATTCGTTGACGCTAGCGAGGAGGCATACGCTAGTGCAGTGTATTTCCGTTACTTCGATCGAGGCACCCCTCGTTGTGTCCTGGTGGGAGCAAAAGCGAAGGTAGCCCCCGTTAAACCACTCTCGATACCTCGACTCGAGCTGCAAGCGGCGATCCTGGGTACAAGATTGACTGACTTCATTCAACGCAACCACCAGATATCTATCTCACGGCGATTCTTTTGGACGGATTCTTCCACGGTACTTCACTGGATTCACTCCGATGCCCGCAAGTATAATACTTACGTTGCTTGCCGGATTGGTGAAATACTGACACACACAGACATCAGCGAATGGAAGTGGGTCCCTACCAAGGACAATGTAGCCGACGAAGCGACGAAATGGGGACGCGGCCCGTGCTTTAACTCGGACAGCCGGTGGTTCCTTGGGCCGGATTTTTTATGGGACCAACAAGAAGCATGGCCCGAACAAAAATGGAGACCTGCGAACAAAAACGAAGAAATTCGCTCAACTTGTCTGCACCATCAGATAAAGCCGGAATTGTTGGTCGACCTAACACGCTTCTCGAAATGGGAACGTCTACTGAGAACTGTCGCGTACTTATTTCGCTTCGGAACGCCTAGGAAAACACCCATAGTGTTTGGTCCGCACTCTTTGGAATATCTGGAACAAGAACACCTAAAGAAGGCAGAAATTGCATTGTTTCGCCTCGCACAGCGAGAATCATTTCCCGAAGAGATCGCCATACTCgagaaaagcaaaaataaaaagccTGCGGGAGTGGTGCCGATCACCAGTCCGCTATATAAATTATCAGCGTTTATCAATGAAGAAGGAGTGGTTAATATGGACGGTCGTATCGGCACCGCTCCCAACCTGCCGATCGAAGCTAAGTATCCCACTATCTTAGCTAAGACCCATCCAATAACCTTTCTTATTGTAGATTTTTATCATCGTCGTTTCCTGCACCGCAACGCCGAGACTGTCTTCAATGAACTCCGACAGCGCTTCTATGTGTCGGGACTGCGAAGGCTCATCCGATCTGTCACCGCCCGGTGCCAGTGGTGCAAAGTGTACTTCAAGACTCCCATTCAACCGAAGATGGCACCGCTCCCAAAATCGCGACTGGTAGCCTTCCAACGACCCTTCACTTATGTCGGTCTTgactattttggaccactcatgGTGAAGGTTGGGCGTTCACACGCAAAACGCTGGGTAGCACTTTTTACGTGCTTTAGCACTCGTGCAATACACATGGAAATTGTCCATAGCCTGTCAACAATGTCTTGCAAAATGTGTATACGAAGATTCATCGCTCGTCGTGGGTCCCCTCTTGAAATCTTTTCCGACAACGGAACAAACTTCCGTGGGGCAGCAAACGACCTTCAAGCTCAGCTGCAGCAAATCAATCTACAATGCGCAGAGACCTTTACAAATACTAACACAAAGTGGTATTTTAATCCGCCTGCTGCACCCCACACCGGAGGCGTATGGGAACGCCTCGTTCGCTCCGTAAAAACGGCATTGGACTGTTTCCACGATGTACCGAGAGTTCCTGACGACGAGACCTTCGAGACCATCATCCTGGAAGCAGAAAGCATGATCAACAGTAGACCGCTGACATATATTCCACTTGAAACCACGAACCAAGAAGCCTTAACGCCCAACCATTTCCTGTTAGGTAGCTCAAACGGAATCAAACAACCCCCTCAAGAGCCCATCAATGCTATAGAGAGTCTTCGAAGCAGCTGGAACTTGGCCCAGCTTATCCTTGATGGGTTTTGGAAACGCTGGTTGAAGGAGTATCTTCCGACGATCGCAAGACGCACAAAATGGTTTAAAGATACTAAGCCGTTGGAGCTAGGTGATTTAGTATttgtagttgacgaaaaaaGGCGCAACAGCTGGACCCGAGGACAAGTTGTGGAGCTCTTTCCGGGGAGAGatggtgttgtcagacaagctCTTGTTCGAACTGGTACTGGCACTATTCGTCGTGGTATCGGAAATTTAGCTGTTTTGGATGTGGTTAAAGACAGTAAGGCAGAAGTTGGCGAAGCTGAAACCTTGCCTTACGCGGCGGGGAATGTTACATCCACAGCAAGTATACCGTTCAGCCCTGCGACTCTAAACGTCACTGCGTCTGGCGACTGGCAACCCGGTGCGAACATAGGAGAGAACGAGAACGGAACCAAAACATAA